The Streptomyces sp. NBC_00344 genome includes a window with the following:
- a CDS encoding FAD-dependent oxidoreductase, whose translation MSSQHHPITVVGAGLGGLTLARVLHVHGIEAAVHDLDASPSARDQGGMLDLHAESGQAALSAAGLYEEFRGIVHPGGEATRIVGKDGTVRLRDDTEQGDRPEVNREDLRRILLDSLPGTTIRWGAKVDGARPLGGGRHEVTLSDGTAFTTDLLIGADGAWSRIRPLLSDAAPAYTGISFVETDLPDAATRHRSAAELAGGGMMFALADGKGFLTHVESDGVLHAYTALRVPADWLRAIDFTDTGAAKRALLKHFDGWDERLRALIADAEGALVPRPVHALPVGHRWERTPGVTLLGDAAHLMSPFAGEGANLAMLDGADLAAAIAAHPGDTEAALTAYEQALFPRSEQAAAESAESLALCFGPDATRRLVEQMTGGQAAAG comes from the coding sequence ATGTCCTCACAGCACCACCCCATCACCGTCGTCGGCGCCGGTCTCGGCGGCCTCACCCTGGCCCGTGTCCTGCACGTCCATGGGATCGAGGCGGCCGTCCACGACCTCGACGCCTCACCGTCGGCCCGCGACCAGGGCGGCATGCTGGACCTCCACGCGGAATCGGGCCAGGCCGCGCTCAGCGCCGCGGGCCTCTACGAGGAGTTCCGCGGGATCGTCCATCCCGGGGGCGAGGCCACGCGCATCGTCGGCAAGGACGGCACGGTCCGGCTGCGGGACGACACCGAACAGGGCGACCGTCCCGAGGTGAACCGCGAGGATCTGCGCCGCATCCTGCTCGACTCCCTGCCCGGCACCACGATCCGCTGGGGCGCCAAGGTCGACGGCGCCCGCCCGCTGGGCGGCGGACGCCACGAGGTCACGCTCTCCGACGGCACCGCCTTCACCACGGACCTGCTGATCGGCGCCGACGGCGCCTGGTCGAGGATCCGCCCGCTGCTCTCGGACGCGGCGCCGGCCTACACCGGCATCTCCTTCGTCGAGACCGATCTGCCCGACGCGGCCACCCGCCACCGGAGCGCCGCGGAACTCGCCGGGGGAGGCATGATGTTCGCGCTCGCCGACGGGAAGGGCTTCCTCACCCATGTCGAGAGTGACGGCGTCCTGCACGCCTACACGGCTCTCAGGGTTCCCGCCGACTGGCTGCGCGCCATCGACTTCACCGACACCGGCGCGGCCAAGCGAGCCCTGCTGAAGCACTTCGACGGCTGGGACGAGCGGCTGCGCGCGCTGATCGCCGACGCCGAGGGCGCACTGGTCCCCCGTCCGGTCCACGCCCTGCCCGTCGGACACCGGTGGGAGCGCACACCGGGTGTGACGCTGCTGGGCGACGCGGCCCATCTGATGTCCCCGTTCGCCGGCGAGGGCGCGAACCTGGCCATGCTCGACGGTGCCGATCTCGCGGCCGCCATCGCCGCCCACCCCGGCGACACCGAGGCAGCCCTCACCGCGTACGAGCAGGCCCTGTTCCCGCGCAGCGAACAGGCCGCGGCCGAATCCGCCGAGAGCCTCGCGCTGTGCTTCGGTCCCGACGCGACACGGCGCCTCGTCGAGCAGATGACGGGCGGTCAGGCCGCCGCCGGCTGA
- a CDS encoding TetR/AcrR family transcriptional regulator — translation MTPGTNTPRSRRERPAKPALTLGGIVATAVDLMRAEGLERVTMRRLAQELDTGPASLYVYVRNTAELHAAVLDELLGAVDLSPAGAGGEWRDRLVRILTSYIEVLFEHPALARSALLARPSGEHYLDLVEAVLALLDEGGFPPGKAAWAVDMLLQFATTNAAEHSSRAQDIGAQDDWDALTTALRGASDARRPHIAALGAGLLSGTGRARLAWGFDVLISGMQAAPAPDTRT, via the coding sequence ATGACACCAGGCACCAACACACCGCGAAGCCGCCGCGAGCGGCCGGCCAAACCGGCTCTGACCCTGGGCGGCATCGTCGCGACCGCAGTGGATCTGATGCGGGCCGAGGGGCTCGAGCGGGTGACCATGCGCCGGCTGGCGCAGGAGCTCGACACCGGCCCGGCCTCGCTCTACGTCTACGTCCGCAACACCGCCGAGCTGCATGCGGCGGTCCTCGACGAACTGCTCGGCGCGGTCGATCTGAGTCCGGCCGGGGCGGGCGGGGAGTGGCGCGACCGGCTGGTGCGGATCCTCACCTCGTACATCGAGGTGCTGTTCGAGCACCCGGCGCTTGCCAGATCCGCACTGCTGGCCCGGCCGTCCGGGGAGCACTACCTCGATCTGGTCGAGGCGGTGCTCGCGCTGCTGGACGAAGGCGGCTTCCCGCCGGGGAAAGCCGCCTGGGCGGTCGACATGCTGTTGCAGTTCGCCACCACGAACGCGGCCGAGCACTCGTCCCGCGCCCAGGACATCGGCGCCCAGGACGACTGGGACGCGCTCACCACCGCGCTGCGCGGCGCGTCCGACGCGCGCCGTCCGCACATCGCCGCCCTCGGCGCCGGCCTGCTGTCCGGCACCGGCCGGGCCCGGCTGGCCTGGGGCTTCGACGTGCTGATCAGCGGAATGCAGGCGGCACCGGCGCCGGACACCAGGACGTGA
- a CDS encoding Bax inhibitor-1/YccA family protein, giving the protein MRSSNPVFSRRGFSRDTGYAGFNAAPQAGGPAVGTNPYATNPYATDPYAPPAPPRSNAMTMDDVVTRTAITLGTVVVGAVIAWAVLPVSSTSYGLAVGSALLAFVLAMVQSFKRTPVPALILGYAFFEGIFLGVISEIYNSAWSGAPFQAVLGTMAVSAATLVAYKQRWIRVTARYARIGMTIAIAFVIVMVVNLLLVVTGVADNGGLRGFGPLGALVGILAILIGCFFLTLDFKQIEDGIAYGAPREESWLAAFGLTMALVWIYLEMLRLVAILNR; this is encoded by the coding sequence ATGAGGAGCAGCAACCCGGTCTTCTCGCGACGGGGCTTCAGCCGCGACACCGGCTACGCGGGCTTCAACGCGGCGCCGCAGGCCGGGGGCCCAGCGGTAGGGACCAACCCGTACGCGACGAACCCGTACGCCACCGACCCGTACGCCCCTCCGGCGCCGCCGCGCAGCAACGCGATGACGATGGACGACGTCGTCACCCGTACGGCCATCACGCTCGGCACTGTGGTGGTCGGCGCCGTCATCGCCTGGGCCGTCCTGCCGGTCTCCTCGACCAGCTACGGCCTGGCCGTCGGGTCCGCACTGCTGGCGTTCGTGCTGGCCATGGTGCAGTCCTTCAAGCGCACCCCGGTGCCGGCGCTGATCCTCGGATACGCCTTCTTCGAGGGCATCTTCCTCGGCGTGATCAGCGAGATCTACAACTCCGCCTGGTCCGGCGCGCCCTTCCAGGCGGTGCTCGGCACCATGGCGGTCTCGGCCGCCACCCTGGTGGCGTACAAGCAGCGCTGGATTCGTGTCACCGCGCGGTATGCGCGGATCGGCATGACCATCGCGATCGCCTTCGTGATCGTGATGGTGGTCAATCTGCTGCTGGTCGTCACCGGCGTCGCCGACAACGGCGGCCTCCGCGGGTTCGGCCCGCTCGGTGCGCTCGTCGGGATCCTGGCGATTCTGATCGGCTGCTTCTTCCTGACGCTTGACTTCAAGCAGATCGAGGACGGCATCGCCTACGGCGCCCCGCGTGAGGAGTCCTGGCTGGCCGCTTTCGGGCTGACGATGGCTCTGGTCTGGATCTACCTGGAGATGCTGCGACTCGTCGCGATCCTGAACCGCTAG
- a CDS encoding DUF4287 domain-containing protein, whose amino-acid sequence MSQVFSEETHRNLLSRIPQCTGREVSDWLHAVDEGPALVRFDEKVTWLRTEHHLAYGHAKAIIHEYDLRRAARRLA is encoded by the coding sequence ATGTCCCAAGTCTTCTCCGAAGAGACCCATCGCAATCTGCTCTCCCGCATTCCCCAATGCACAGGGCGTGAAGTATCCGACTGGCTCCACGCCGTCGACGAAGGACCCGCACTCGTCCGCTTCGACGAGAAGGTCACCTGGCTGAGAACGGAACATCATCTGGCGTACGGCCACGCCAAAGCGATCATCCACGAGTACGACCTGAGGCGTGCCGCGCGACGGCTGGCCTGA
- a CDS encoding acetyl-CoA C-acetyltransferase, translated as MPEAVIVSTARSPIGRAFKGSLKDLRADDLTATIIRTALAKVPELDPRDIDDLMLGCGLPGGEQGNNLGRIVAVQMGMDHLPGCTVTRYCSSSLQTSRMALHAIKAGEGDVFISAGVEMVSRFVKGNSDSLPDTHNPLFADAEARTEAVAKSEGASWHDPREDGLVPDAYISMGQTAENLAGLKGVTRQDMDEFGVRSQNLAEEAIKNGFWEREITPVTLPDGTVVSKDDGPRAGVTLEAVQGLKPVFRPDGRVTAGNCCPLNDGAAALVIMSDTKARELGLTPLARIVSTGVSGLSPEIMGYGPVEASKQALKRAGLTIGDIDLAELNEAFAAQVIPSYRDLGLPLDKVNVNGGAIAVGHPFGMTGARITGTLINSLQFHDKQFGLETMCVGGGQGMAMVIERLS; from the coding sequence ATGCCCGAAGCCGTGATCGTCTCAACCGCCCGCTCCCCGATCGGTCGGGCGTTCAAGGGGTCGCTCAAGGACCTGCGCGCCGATGACCTCACCGCCACCATCATCCGGACCGCCCTGGCCAAGGTCCCGGAGCTGGACCCCAGGGACATCGACGACCTGATGCTCGGCTGCGGCCTGCCCGGTGGTGAGCAGGGCAACAACCTGGGGCGGATCGTCGCCGTACAGATGGGGATGGACCACCTTCCCGGCTGTACGGTCACCCGCTACTGCTCGTCCTCCCTGCAGACCTCCCGGATGGCGCTGCACGCCATCAAGGCGGGCGAGGGCGACGTCTTCATCTCGGCCGGTGTCGAGATGGTGTCGCGCTTCGTGAAGGGCAACTCCGACAGCCTTCCGGACACGCACAACCCGCTGTTCGCCGACGCCGAGGCCCGCACCGAGGCCGTCGCGAAGTCGGAGGGCGCCTCCTGGCACGACCCGCGCGAGGACGGCCTGGTGCCCGACGCGTACATCTCGATGGGCCAGACCGCCGAGAACCTGGCCGGGCTCAAGGGCGTCACCCGCCAGGACATGGACGAGTTCGGTGTGCGCTCGCAGAACCTCGCCGAGGAAGCCATCAAGAACGGCTTCTGGGAGCGCGAGATCACCCCGGTCACACTTCCCGACGGCACCGTGGTCTCGAAGGACGACGGCCCGCGCGCCGGGGTCACCCTGGAAGCCGTCCAGGGCCTGAAGCCGGTCTTCCGTCCCGACGGCCGGGTCACGGCCGGCAACTGCTGCCCGCTGAACGACGGCGCCGCCGCGCTGGTCATCATGAGCGACACCAAGGCGCGCGAGCTCGGCCTGACCCCGCTGGCCCGGATCGTCTCGACCGGCGTCAGCGGCCTGTCCCCCGAGATCATGGGATACGGCCCCGTCGAGGCGTCCAAGCAGGCGCTGAAGCGGGCCGGGCTGACGATCGGCGACATCGACCTCGCGGAGCTCAACGAGGCGTTCGCCGCGCAGGTCATCCCCTCGTACCGCGATCTGGGCCTCCCCCTGGACAAGGTCAACGTCAACGGCGGCGCGATCGCCGTCGGCCACCCCTTCGGTATGACCGGTGCGCGGATCACCGGCACGCTGATCAACAGCCTCCAGTTCCACGACAAGCAGTTCGGCCTGGAGACGATGTGCGTGGGTGGTGGCCAGGGCATGGCCATGGTCATCGAACGACTGAGCTGA